The Arachis hypogaea cultivar Tifrunner chromosome 16, arahy.Tifrunner.gnm2.J5K5, whole genome shotgun sequence genome contains a region encoding:
- the LOC140180269 gene encoding uncharacterized protein, which yields MADVPPPSLSELMRMVAELQQANQRMANENQIMAAQIAELNHAQIEHNDAHRQQAEDEEHQSQPTHVSETAQHEEQQHEDKKEESEDLVGPFTEEVMNFELPKRFTLPLTLTPYDGLGDPRKFIKKFRSIMIVNGSISRFYQLAKLFEEHFAGSAIYLHDSDYLNTIKQGTNESLKDYMTRFTKVAINIPDLHPEVHLHAIKSGLRPGKFQETIAVAKPKTLAEFRKKAKGQIDIEELRQARKSDKSHFREEDKSSTIKKSFKLTPRFDSYTQFNTKREDIIKEILNSKLIKPPRKAGTYQDAKHVDKSKYCAFHQKHGHNTDDCVVAKDLLERLARQGHLDKYISGHIQKRSHSSTTNDLSEQNRGKEKAASNQYERPRGIINCISGGYASGGYSNSARKRSFRAICSVEGPKQDVAINNPQPEVTFTQADLNSNIQNLDDPVVITLQLGDLLVKKVLLDPGSSADVLFYSTFQKMKLSDNMLQTAGGDLVGFSGERVPILGSVWLQTTLGEQPFSKTNDIQYLVVDCFSPYNLILGRPFLNKFGAIVSTVHLCVKFPVQGDQVATIHGDHKEARQCYNISLKFQNRATQQVNNVDLNQKEGILADLDPRADFLERPKPSDDLQKVYFNNDPNKFTYVGTSINTAELQAITSFLQENAEFFAWKPADMPGIDPQVISHKLAINSSVRPIQQRKRKLGEEKRKASLEETQKLINAEFIKEIRFTTWLANVVMNAGATYQRLMDKVFAKQIGRNIEVYVDDMVAKTKTGDNHITDLTEIFGQIRRYNMRLNPEKCAFAVQRGKFLGFMLTCRGIEANPDKCRAVLDMASPKTVKEVQRLTGRLAALSRFVPCLASTSVPFFQTIKKKSKFEWNDDCERAFSKLKTTLSQPPILQKPLQREDLFLYLSVTDWAISSALVTERSKVQHPVYFVSKTLQHAELNYPRIEKLALALIFSARRLRPYFQSHVIHFRTDHPLRQVLYKPEVAGRLIKWAVELSEFDIRYQSRGPIKSQFLADFIAELTIPSEEDHAKQWILFVDGSSNQEGCGAGIRLEADDGFILEHSIHLAFKASNNQSEYEALLAGLRLCSDLQTSTIKVYCDSLLVVQQVNDIFQVKDPLLSKYLLLVKKLSKKFIKFEIEHIPREQNQRADLLSKLGSTQSTLTTLHQFTITSPTVTLINVLSVSQETDWRTDFIHYLETGVVPEGVENSKKFRRQASFFTILNGELYRRGYTRPLLKCLNKSEAETALAEAHEGICGTHTGARSLASKVLRAGFFWPTLTHDSKQKIRTCNNCQRHAPLIHIPAEQLHHADISWPFNQWGLDILGPFPTAPGQVKYLIVGIDYFSKWVEAQPLARITSQQTITFVWKHIICRFGIPQHITTDNGRQFADQKFQAFLQNLKIKQHFASVEHPQTNGQAEAANKVILHALKKKLDEAKGLWAELIPEVLWGYNTTPQTSTKETPFRLVYGSEAMIPLEISQNSIRTYINNQDEARKSELDVIEEIRDIATLRQRAAQQAIARQYNKAVRNRNFVTGDLVLRKTETARKPPTHGKLAANWDGPYRVSQALGQGAYKLETLDGNLLPSTWNVSSLKKFYS from the exons ATGGCTGACGTACCGCCTCCATCACTGTCCGAACTCATGCGAATGGTAGCTGAGCTACAACAAGCTAATCAGCGGATGGCTAACGAGAACCAAATAATGGCTGCTCAAATTGCCGAACTAAATCATGCTCAGATTGAACACAATGATGCTCATCGCCAACAGGCGGAGGACGAGGAACATCAATCCCAACCGACCCATGTTTCAGAAACCGCTCAACATGAAGAGCAGCAGCACGAAGACAAGAAAGAAGAATCCGAGGACCTTGTAGGCCCTTTCACAGAAGAAGTAATGAATTTCGAACTGCCAAAGAGGTTCACTCTGCCGTTGACCCTCACGCCCTACGATGGACTCGGAGACCCAAGGAAGTTCATAAAGAAATTCCGATCAATAATGATCGTCAATG GTTCCATTTCGCGCTTTTATCAGCTGGCGAAGTTATTCGAAGAACATTTCGCCGGATCTGCAATATACTTGCACGATTCCGATTACCTGAACACCATCAAGCAAGGAACGAACGAAAGCCTAAAGGACTATATGACTCGCTTTACCAAGGTCGCAATCAACATACCAGATCTCCATCCCGAAGTCCATCTACACGCAATTAAAAGCGGCCTCCGACCTGGGAAATTCCAGGAAACAATCGCAGTAGCAAAACCGAAGACCCTAGCAGAATTTCGAAAGAAAGCAAAAGGACAAATTGACATCGAGGAGCTCAGACAAGCTCGGAAATCTGACAAGTCACACTTCCGCGAAGAAGATAAGAGTTCAACCATTAAGAAAAGTTTTAAACTAACACCCAGATTTGATTCTTATACGCAGTTCAACACCAAGAGGGAGGACATAATCAAGGAGATCTTGAACTCCAAACTAATTAAGCCACCAAGAAAGGCCGGCACATACCAGGATGCAAAGCATGTGGACAAATCAAAGTACTGCGCTTTCCACCAAAAACACGGCCACAACACTGATGATTGTGTGGTCGCCAAAGACCTCTTAGAACGACTAGCAAGACAAGGACACCTAGACAAATACATTAGTGGTCACATCCAAAAGCGCAGCCACAGTTCCACAACAAACGACCTCTCTGAACAAAACCGAGGAAAAGAGAAGGCAGCTTCAAACCAATATGAAAGGCCACGAGGTATAATCAATTGTATTTCAGGAGGATACGCAAGTGGGGGATACTCAAACTCGGCAAGAAAAAGGTCGTTCCGAGCAATATGCTCGGTAGAAGGACCAAAGCAAGATGTAGCAATCAATAACCCACAACCAGAGGTCACTTTCACACAGGCCGACCTTAACTCTAACATACAAAATCTGGATGACCCTGTGGTAATCACACTCCAGCTGGGAGACCTATTAGTGAAAAAAGTCCTCTTGGATCCTGGGAGCAGTGCCGACGTTCTGTTTTACTCCACATTTCAAAAGATGAAGCTCAGCGATAACATGCTACAGACCGCAGGAGGCGACTTGGTCGGCTTCTCAGGAGAACGAGTTCCAATACTCGGATCAGTGTGGTTACAGACCACACTGGGTGAGCAACCCTTTTCAAAAACTAATGATATTCAATATTTAGTAGTGGATTGTTTCAGCCCATATAACCTTATTCTTGGCCGACCTTTTTTGAATAAATTCGGCGCCATTGTATCTACAGTTCATCTCTGTGTGAAGTTTCCAGTGCAGGGCGATCAGGTCGCAACAATCCATGGAGACCATAAGGAGGCGCGACAGTGTTACAACATCAGTTTAAAATTCCAAAACCGTGCAACACAACAAGTCAACAATGTCGACCTCAACCAGAAGGAAGGCATACTGGCCGACCTCGACCCAAGAGCTGATTTCCTCGAGCGCCCGAAACCATCCGACGACTTACAAAAAGTATATTTCAACAATGACCCTAACAAATTTACATATGTAGGTACATCAATCAACACGGCTGAGTTACAGGCCATAACATCCTTCCTACAAGAAAACGCCGAGTTTTTTGCCTGGAAACCTGCTGACATGCCCGGCATTGACCCACAAGTCATCAGTCATAAACTAGCAATAAACTCCTCAGTCCGACCAATCCAACAGAGGAAACGAAAACTCGGCGAAGAAAAAAGGAAAGCATCACTGGAGGAAACACAAAAGCTCATCAACGCCGAATTTATCAAAGAAATCAGATTCACTACCTGGCTAGCcaatgtggtaatg aaCGCAGGTGCAACTTACCAACGTCTTATGGATAAAGTGTTCGCCAAACAAATCGGCAGGAATATTGAAGTTTATGTCGACGACATGGTCGCCAAGACAAAAACCGGAGATAACCACATCACAGACCTAACAGAAATATTCGGCCAAATCCGCAGATACAACATGCGCCTCAACCCCGAGAAATGTGCCTTCGCCGTCCAAAGGGgtaagttcttaggcttcatgctgacgtGCAGGGGAATAGAGGCAAACCCAGACAAATGCCGAGCAGTGCTAGACATGGCCAGCCCCAAAACAGTAAAAGAAGTTCAGCGCCTCACAGGACGCCTTGCCGCACTTTCCAGATTTGTTCCCTGTTTAGCTTCAACTTCTGTTCCTTTTTtccaaacaattaaaaagaaaagtaaattcgaGTGGAACGACGATTGTGAGAGggccttttcaaaattaaaaacaacactCTCACAACCGCCGATTCTACAAAAACCCCTACAAAGGGAggatttatttctatatttatcgGTAACTGATTGGGCAATAAGCTCAGCCCTTGTTACAGAAAGAAGCAAAGTTCAGCATCCAGTGTACTTTGTTAGCAAAACTCTACAGCATGCCGAACTTAATTATCCAAGGATTGAAAAGCTCGCGTTGGCACTCATATTCTCGGCGCGACGTCTCCGACCTTATTTCCAGAGCCACGTTATCCATTTCAGAACAGATCACCCACTAAGACAAGTGCTGTACAAACCAGAAGTTGCAGGACGACTAATTAAATGGGCAGTCGAACTGTCTGAATTCGACATCAGATACCAATCCAGAGGACCAATCAAGTCACAATTCCTGGCAGATTTCATTGCCGAACTTACCATACCATCTGAAGAAGATCATGCAAAACAATGGATTTTATTTGTCGACGGCTCCTCAAATCAAGAAGGCTGTGGTGCAGGAATTCGTCTTGAAGCCGACGACGGATTCATATTGGAACACTCAATACACTTAGCCTTCAAAGCAAGCAACAACCAATCCGAGTATGAAGCACTACTCGCCGGACTCAGACTTTGCTCAGATCTTCAAACATCGACGATCAAGGTATATTGTGACTCTTTGTTAGTCGTACAGCAGGTAAATGACATCTTCCAGGTAAAAGACCCTCTACTTTCTAAATACCTGCTACTAGTAAAGAAACTTTCAAAGAAATTTATCAAATTTGAAATAGAACATATTCCTCGAGAACAAAACCAGAGAGCAGATCTCTTATCTAAGCTCGGCAGTACTCAGTCTACGCTAACCACACTACACCAGTTCACAATAACATCACCCACTGTTACTCTGATAAACGTATTAAGTGTTTCACAGGAAACAGATTGGAGGACGGACTTTATACACTATTTAGAAACAGGTGTTGTACCAGAAGGGGTCGAAAACAGTAAAAAATTTCGGCGGCAAGCATCCTTCTTCACAATCCTAAATGGAGAACTGTATCGACGAGGTTATACCCGGCCACTACTCAAATGTCTCAACAAGTCCGAAGCAGAAACAGCTTTAGCCGAGGCACACGAGGGAATCTGTGGGACACACACAGGAGCTCGGAGCCTAGCATCAAAGGTCCTCCGGGCTGGATTTTTCTGGCCGACTTTAACACACGACAGCAAACAGAAAATCAGGACATGCAACAATTGCCAAAGACATGCACCCCTGATACACATACCTGCCGAACAGTTACATCACGCAGACATCAGTTGGCCATTCAACCAATGGGGTCTAGATATACTCGGGCCGTTCCCTACGGCACCGGGCCAGGTAAAATATCTTATTGTCGGAATCGATTATttctccaaatgggtggaggcccaacctttagcaagaatAACATCACAACAAACAATCACATTTGTTTGGAAGCACATTATTTGCCGTTTCGGCATACCTCAGCATATTACAACTGACAATGGTCGCCAGTTTGCCGATCAAAAATTTCAAGCTTTTTTGCAGAATCTAAAAATAAAACAACACTTCGCCTCTGTGGAACATCCCCAAACGAACGGCCAAGCTGAAGCCGCAAACAAAGTCATCTTACATGCACTAAAGAAGAAACTAGACGAGGCCAAAGGACTCTGGGCCGAATTAATACCTGAAGTACTTTGGGGATACAACACCACCCCACAAACATCAACAAAGGAGACACCATTCAGATTGGTATATGGCTCAGAGGCCATGATACCCCTGGAGATCTCCCAGAACTCTATCCGAACTTACATCAACAATCAGGACGAGGCTCGGAAATCCGAGCTCGACGTGATCGAAGAAATAAGAGACATAGCCACATTGAGGCAACGCGCAGCGCAGCAAGCCATAGCTCGACAATACAACAAAGCGGTGAGAAACAGAAACTTCGTCACAGGAGATCTAGTTCTCCGCAAAACCGAAACTGCTCGGAAACCACCAACACATGGAAAGCTCGCAGCCAATTGGGATGGTCCATACCGAGTATCCCAAGCACTCGGCCAAGGAGCATACAAATTAGAAACACTAGATGGTAACCTCTTACCTAGTACATGGAATGTATCTTCCTTAAAgaaattttatagttaa